From Woronichinia naegeliana WA131, the proteins below share one genomic window:
- a CDS encoding SH3 domain-containing protein has protein sequence MNIKTICLGLTASTLIALGFSSSVMAVTATLTANDPNSRINVHTGPSIESPFPQYGLPGDIVEILRQTKGKDGYTWYYVKFKVSGAKGWVRQDLINLSSSPNSSSPQNHNNRQSTANAQQIWTYPKFKLINQKNNLSLFSNMFPRHLPAGFEKGKVVIVEFGNFCDAYVIAKEGVSLSGLSLIPFKQYPTMNIDRVVGNDFPPLSNYAAFKDGLPQKLYNSGSLIYVMGCGGRVDGPEFRKEVKTSQRSELPDGRKAFFSKSNGFRWKPSWCVFEKESESQSAFICVGVANSPKTALEVLKSIVSK, from the coding sequence ATGAACATCAAGACAATTTGCTTAGGATTAACAGCCTCAACTTTAATAGCTTTGGGATTTTCATCGTCTGTTATGGCTGTTACCGCCACTCTCACTGCCAATGATCCTAATAGCAGGATTAATGTTCATACAGGCCCATCAATTGAATCTCCATTTCCCCAATATGGCTTACCTGGAGATATTGTAGAAATTTTACGGCAAACTAAAGGAAAGGACGGATATACTTGGTACTATGTAAAATTCAAAGTCTCAGGAGCTAAGGGATGGGTTCGACAGGATTTAATTAATTTATCTTCTTCTCCAAATTCATCTTCTCCACAGAATCATAACAATCGTCAGTCAACCGCTAATGCTCAACAGATTTGGACTTATCCAAAGTTCAAACTCATCAACCAAAAGAATAACCTTTCATTGTTTAGTAATATGTTTCCTCGCCACTTGCCTGCTGGTTTTGAAAAAGGGAAAGTTGTTATTGTAGAGTTTGGTAATTTCTGTGATGCTTATGTTATTGCGAAAGAAGGTGTTAGTCTATCAGGACTATCTTTGATTCCGTTCAAACAATACCCAACGATGAATATTGATAGGGTCGTTGGTAATGATTTTCCACCATTATCTAATTATGCGGCTTTTAAAGACGGATTACCTCAGAAGCTTTATAACTCAGGTTCTCTAATCTATGTTATGGGTTGTGGTGGGCGAGTAGATGGACCAGAATTTCGTAAGGAGGTTAAAACCTCTCAAAGATCAGAACTTCCTGATGGGAGAAAGGCTTTCTTTTCGAAGTCGAATGGGTTTCGATGGAAACCTTCCTGGTGTGTATTTGAGAAAGAATCTGAAAGTCAATCTGCTTTTATTTGTGTTGGCGTTGCTAATTCCCCCAAAACAGCCCTGGAAGTTCTAAAGTCGATTGTTAGCAAATAA
- a CDS encoding DUF433 domain-containing protein, with amino-acid sequence MTLQSLEPQLLSLSQNEKTRAIQILAQSLGNPWRGIQKTLEVCGGDACIGSTRISVWVLVNARNLGISESQLLKDYPTLSVGDLANAWFYASMYPEEIALAIKENEEA; translated from the coding sequence ATGACGCTACAAAGTTTAGAACCGCAATTACTCTCTTTAAGCCAAAATGAAAAAACGCGGGCAATTCAGATATTGGCTCAAAGTCTTGGCAATCCTTGGCGGGGCATTCAGAAAACCTTGGAGGTATGTGGTGGCGATGCCTGTATTGGTTCAACTCGTATTTCTGTGTGGGTTTTAGTTAATGCTCGCAATCTTGGTATTAGTGAATCTCAACTTTTAAAAGATTATCCCACTCTATCGGTGGGTGATTTAGCAAATGCTTGGTTTTATGCTTCTATGTATCCCGAAGAAATTGCTTTAGCGATTAAGGAGAATGAAGAAGCCTAA
- a CDS encoding type II toxin-antitoxin system PemK/MazF family toxin translates to MTIQRGEIYFVNLNPIQGREQSGKRPVLVLSIDAINKMPLVITVVIGTKGANILQDYKTNVRVSPEESGLPLETVFMCFQIRSISSERFPNSPAGKLTLEKLTEIEQAVKYCLGL, encoded by the coding sequence ATGACAATCCAGCGAGGCGAAATTTATTTTGTTAATCTCAATCCTATTCAAGGTCGTGAACAATCTGGGAAAAGACCTGTATTAGTTCTTTCTATTGATGCTATTAACAAAATGCCTCTTGTTATAACAGTGGTGATTGGCACAAAAGGGGCAAACATTTTACAGGATTATAAAACAAATGTTAGAGTGTCTCCAGAAGAAAGTGGGCTTCCCCTGGAAACGGTTTTTATGTGCTTTCAAATTCGTTCCATCTCCTCCGAAAGATTTCCAAATTCACCGGCAGGCAAACTAACCCTAGAAAAACTAACTGAAATTGAACAAGCTGTCAAATATTGTCTTGGATTATGA
- the accC gene encoding acetyl-CoA carboxylase biotin carboxylase subunit — protein sequence MQFSKILIANRGEIALRILHSCKELGISTVAVHSSIDRQALHVQLADESVCIGPPPSGKSYLNIPNIISAALTRNATAIHPGYGFLAENARFAEICADHKIIFIGPSPEAIRAMGDKSTAKKTMQQAGVPTVPGSPGLIDSEEEALKIASKIGYPVIIKATAGGGGRGMRLVRQESEFGRLFRAAQGEAEAAFGNAGVYLEKFIERPRHIEFQILADNYGNVVHLGERDCSIQRRHQKLLEEAPSPFLTPNLRKKMGEAAIKAAKSIKYQGAGTVEFLVDGAGNFYFMEMNTRIQVEHPVTEMITSLDLINEQIRVAQGEKLSFNQSQVQLNGHAIECRINAEDPTQNFRPHPGKISGYLPPGGPGVRVDSHVYTDYEIPPYYDSLIGKLIVWAPNRDMAIKRMRRALQECAITGIPTTIGFHQRILETPAFLAGDVYTNFIEEHLIKS from the coding sequence ATGCAATTTTCCAAAATTCTCATTGCCAACCGAGGGGAAATCGCCCTGCGGATTTTGCATAGTTGTAAAGAATTAGGGATCTCTACTGTTGCTGTCCATTCTTCCATTGACCGTCAAGCCCTCCATGTTCAATTAGCGGATGAAAGTGTCTGTATTGGCCCACCACCGAGTGGTAAAAGTTATCTCAATATTCCCAATATCATTTCGGCGGCTCTGACTCGTAATGCCACAGCGATCCACCCAGGCTATGGGTTTTTGGCGGAGAATGCGCGTTTTGCGGAAATTTGTGCTGATCATAAAATTATTTTTATTGGCCCTTCACCGGAAGCGATCCGGGCAATGGGGGATAAATCCACTGCCAAAAAAACGATGCAGCAAGCTGGTGTGCCTACGGTACCCGGTAGTCCGGGGTTAATTGACTCGGAGGAAGAAGCCCTAAAAATTGCGAGCAAAATTGGCTATCCTGTCATTATTAAAGCGACGGCTGGTGGCGGTGGACGGGGAATGCGGCTGGTACGTCAAGAGAGTGAATTTGGTCGATTATTTAGAGCGGCTCAAGGAGAAGCTGAAGCTGCTTTTGGCAATGCCGGAGTTTATCTGGAAAAGTTTATCGAACGTCCTCGCCACATTGAGTTTCAGATTTTAGCGGATAATTATGGCAATGTGGTTCACTTGGGAGAGCGGGACTGTTCTATTCAGCGTCGTCACCAAAAATTGCTGGAAGAGGCTCCTAGTCCTTTTTTAACGCCTAATCTGCGAAAAAAAATGGGGGAAGCAGCCATTAAAGCGGCTAAGTCGATTAAGTATCAAGGGGCTGGAACGGTAGAGTTTTTGGTGGATGGAGCGGGTAATTTTTACTTTATGGAAATGAATACTCGTATTCAGGTAGAACATCCGGTGACGGAGATGATTACGAGTTTGGATTTGATTAATGAACAGATTCGGGTTGCTCAAGGCGAAAAGTTAAGTTTTAATCAGTCTCAAGTTCAGCTTAATGGTCACGCGATTGAGTGTCGGATTAATGCGGAAGATCCTACCCAAAATTTTCGTCCTCATCCAGGAAAAATTAGTGGTTATTTGCCGCCTGGTGGCCCAGGGGTACGGGTTGATTCCCATGTTTATACTGATTATGAGATTCCACCCTACTATGATTCTCTCATTGGTAAGTTAATTGTTTGGGCCCCTAATCGAGATATGGCCATTAAACGGATGCGACGGGCGTTGCAGGAATGTGCAATTACTGGCATTCCGACCACGATTGGTTTTCATCAACGGATTCTAGAGACACCGGCTTTCTTGGCTGGCGATGTTTATACGAATTTTATTGAAGAGCATCTCATCAAGTCCTAA
- a CDS encoding caspase family protein → MAETFNHGYALLIGVGESQYAKLSLPVTVKDTQAIYGVLTDRDLCGYPPDQIRILNNNEATRDGILQGLSWLKAKVESDGEATVIVYYSGHGWVDKADNCYYLIQHDVKPSKLAESALSAEVFTNAIREIEAERLLVVIDSCHAAGMATSKDAELMDEFDGFERVAFSKGLIEDLKRGKGRVVFTSSEGHQNSWILKDQSLSIYTFHFLEALQGAGNQAGDLVVRVSNLMNYLGKSVPETTRQVYNRDQTPHFDFDTGDFAIALLRGGKGLSEKGEDEVKSKESRKINKIGDSIIQNGKYINNINEAHGLHIGDVYNK, encoded by the coding sequence ATGGCTGAAACGTTTAATCATGGTTATGCTTTGTTGATTGGTGTGGGCGAGTCACAATATGCAAAGTTGTCTTTGCCTGTAACGGTTAAGGATACGCAAGCGATTTATGGGGTGCTAACTGACCGCGATCTTTGTGGTTATCCTCCAGACCAGATTCGGATACTTAATAATAATGAAGCTACTCGTGATGGCATTTTACAGGGTTTGAGCTGGCTGAAGGCAAAGGTGGAATCTGACGGTGAGGCTACTGTTATCGTTTATTATTCGGGGCATGGATGGGTTGATAAAGCTGATAATTGCTACTATTTGATACAACATGATGTGAAGCCGAGTAAGTTGGCTGAGTCGGCATTATCGGCTGAAGTATTTACAAATGCGATACGCGAGATTGAGGCTGAAAGGTTGTTAGTTGTGATTGATAGCTGTCATGCGGCAGGAATGGCAACTTCTAAGGATGCTGAGTTAATGGATGAGTTTGATGGGTTTGAGCGTGTGGCGTTTTCTAAGGGGTTAATTGAGGATCTGAAACGGGGTAAGGGTCGAGTTGTATTTACGTCTTCGGAGGGGCATCAAAACTCATGGATTCTCAAGGATCAATCACTGAGTATCTATACGTTTCACTTTTTGGAGGCGTTGCAGGGGGCGGGTAATCAGGCGGGCGATCTCGTGGTGCGGGTTTCCAATTTAATGAATTATTTGGGTAAGTCTGTGCCTGAGACGACGAGACAGGTTTATAATCGCGACCAAACGCCACATTTTGATTTTGATACGGGTGATTTTGCGATCGCGTTATTGAGGGGTGGTAAGGGTTTGTCTGAAAAAGGAGAGGATGAGGTGAAGTCTAAGGAAAGTCGGAAAATCAACAAAATTGGTGATAGCATTATACAGAACGGTAAATACATCAATAATATCAATGAGGCTCATGGATTGCATATTGGTGACGTTTACAACAAATGA
- a CDS encoding type II toxin-antitoxin system ParD family antitoxin has product MSITLKQEQEKFIMDKLQQGKYKSTEELLATAFQLLEENEQKEQEIIWLREKILEGKQQMEEGKITDGEVVFQRLEEKLKQMKGN; this is encoded by the coding sequence ATGTCTATTACACTAAAACAAGAGCAAGAAAAATTTATCATGGATAAGCTTCAACAAGGTAAGTACAAAAGCACTGAGGAGTTATTGGCTACTGCTTTTCAACTTTTGGAAGAAAATGAACAAAAGGAACAAGAAATCATTTGGTTACGCGAGAAAATCTTAGAAGGTAAACAGCAAATGGAAGAAGGCAAAATAACTGATGGAGAAGTTGTTTTTCAACGCCTTGAGGAGAAATTAAAACAGATGAAAGGTAATTAG
- a CDS encoding DUF433 domain-containing protein — MQRLTKTLNKSGKGITKTAGVCGGEACIAGTRIAVWLLVEAQQLGITEAQLLQDYPHITAADLVNAWTYAEAYPEEITAVILANNEAA; from the coding sequence GTGCAACGTCTCACCAAAACCCTAAACAAAAGCGGCAAAGGAATTACCAAAACAGCAGGCGTTTGTGGTGGCGAAGCTTGCATTGCAGGAACCCGAATAGCAGTTTGGTTACTAGTCGAAGCCCAACAACTTGGCATCACCGAAGCCCAACTCCTACAAGACTATCCCCACATCACCGCCGCCGATCTCGTCAATGCCTGGACTTATGCCGAAGCCTATCCCGAAGAAATTACCGCCGTAATTCTTGCAAATAACGAGGCAGCCTAA
- a CDS encoding carbon dioxide-concentrating mechanism protein encodes MSSLNLPRPPAPQYQRDQPTRLASDSALGLVSTKSFPAIVGTADMMLKSAQVTLVGYEKIGSGHCTAVVRGKIADVRLAVEEGARTAEQFGQLVSKLVIARPMPNLEAVFPIGSHLVELAQQQQGYSRLSNRSIGLLETRGFPAMVGAADAMLKSADVQLASYEIIGDGLCTAIIRGSVANVAVAIEAGMQEAERIGELHAVMIIPRLLEDLEHTLPVASYWLDEKEPLPMLLPNAVREKQRELIALPELEKAVMARPQKLVQPTEDRLL; translated from the coding sequence ATGTCTAGCCTAAATCTCCCTCGTCCTCCGGCTCCCCAATATCAACGCGATCAACCGACTCGATTGGCCAGTGATAGTGCTTTAGGATTGGTTTCTACGAAGAGTTTTCCGGCGATCGTGGGGACAGCAGATATGATGCTGAAATCTGCCCAGGTAACCCTGGTGGGTTATGAAAAAATTGGTAGTGGTCATTGTACGGCAGTAGTACGAGGAAAAATTGCCGATGTGCGCCTAGCGGTGGAAGAAGGGGCCAGAACCGCAGAACAATTCGGTCAGTTAGTCTCAAAATTGGTGATTGCCCGTCCTATGCCCAATCTGGAGGCCGTTTTTCCCATCGGTAGTCATTTAGTGGAATTGGCTCAACAACAACAGGGCTATAGTCGTCTCAGTAATCGTTCTATTGGCTTATTGGAAACCAGGGGCTTTCCGGCCATGGTAGGGGCCGCAGATGCCATGCTCAAGTCAGCAGACGTACAACTAGCCTCCTATGAAATTATTGGCGATGGTCTTTGTACGGCCATTATTCGAGGCTCGGTGGCCAATGTGGCAGTGGCGATCGAAGCGGGAATGCAGGAAGCAGAACGCATTGGCGAACTCCATGCCGTGATGATTATCCCCCGTCTTTTAGAGGATTTGGAACATACCTTGCCGGTAGCCAGCTATTGGTTAGATGAAAAAGAGCCGTTACCCATGTTGCTTCCCAATGCTGTCCGCGAAAAACAACGAGAGTTAATTGCCCTGCCGGAATTGGAAAAGGCGGTGATGGCTCGTCCTCAAAAACTTGTACAGCCCACGGAAGATCGCCTACTTTAA
- a CDS encoding DUF5615 family PIN-like protein, whose protein sequence is MVRFYADEQFPYEVVEHLRNFGHDVLTVQEAGNANLKIPDDLVLEFAAINRRVMLTLNRKDFKRLHRSVPDHAGIIICTDDGDRMALAKRIHAAILADEILLGKLVSVVRPMK, encoded by the coding sequence ATGGTTCGTTTCTATGCAGATGAGCAGTTTCCCTATGAGGTTGTAGAGCATTTACGCAATTTTGGGCATGATGTGCTTACTGTCCAAGAGGCGGGAAACGCTAATTTGAAAATTCCCGACGATCTCGTTCTTGAATTTGCGGCTATTAATAGGCGTGTCATGCTAACTTTAAATCGCAAGGATTTTAAGCGTTTGCATAGATCGGTTCCCGATCATGCTGGAATTATTATTTGTACAGATGACGGAGATAGAATGGCACTAGCGAAGAGAATTCATGCAGCTATTTTGGCAGACGAGATATTGCTAGGTAAATTGGTTAGTGTGGTGCGTCCAATGAAATAG
- a CDS encoding DUF3782 domain-containing protein, with the protein MATTSEDIWQILAESERQINRFGAKFGGFTEGLALPSMEAVLRDQFGINVICPSVRICRNGEEQMRIDVLAYANAPINAAYIVDVKNHPVEDSITQLKSILQRFRFFCPEHKNKQLYGILAAVDMSPELRQKTLQEGFYVARIHDEVFELDIPENFQPQGY; encoded by the coding sequence ATGGCAACCACATCCGAAGACATATGGCAAATCTTAGCCGAGTCCGAAAGACAAATTAACAGATTCGGGGCTAAATTTGGCGGATTTACCGAAGGATTAGCTCTACCCTCAATGGAAGCTGTTCTCCGCGACCAATTTGGAATAAATGTAATCTGTCCGAGTGTAAGGATATGCAGAAACGGTGAAGAACAGATGAGAATTGATGTCCTTGCTTATGCTAACGCTCCCATTAATGCTGCCTACATTGTAGATGTCAAAAACCATCCTGTAGAAGACTCGATTACCCAACTTAAAAGCATCCTGCAACGTTTTCGATTTTTCTGCCCTGAACATAAAAATAAACAACTCTATGGCATTTTAGCCGCCGTTGATATGTCTCCTGAATTGCGCCAAAAAACTCTACAAGAAGGATTCTATGTTGCTCGCATTCACGACGAAGTATTTGAACTCGATATTCCTGAAAACTTTCAACCTCAAGGTTATTAA
- a CDS encoding DUF5615 family PIN-like protein: MARLYADEQFPRAVSQLLRNMGHDVLTVQEAGKVRAIAINQIVTLKIIHWS, encoded by the coding sequence ATGGCACGACTATATGCAGACGAACAATTTCCACGAGCAGTCAGCCAACTACTTCGGAATATGGGACATGACGTTCTGACAGTCCAAGAAGCTGGCAAGGTAAGAGCGATCGCCATTAACCAAATTGTGACACTAAAAATAATTCATTGGTCTTGA
- a CDS encoding Uma2 family endonuclease, with protein sequence MSIKEYLEWEPQQDLRHAYINGEVFAMTGGTLAHNDITLNLYRTLYPKVRSRGCRINVADVKVQVATNNPYYYPDVVVSCDPQDLNARKFIQSPTITAEVLSPGTSARDRGEKFTNYLTIPTLQEYLLINSDKISVERYTRGEGRMWLYYPYIAGETITLLSLEFEFAIELIYEGIVF encoded by the coding sequence ATGTCCATAAAAGAATATCTTGAATGGGAACCCCAGCAAGATCTGCGCCATGCATATATCAATGGTGAAGTATTCGCCATGACAGGCGGCACACTTGCTCATAATGACATCACCCTCAACCTCTACAGAACTTTATATCCCAAAGTGCGATCACGCGGATGTCGCATCAACGTCGCTGATGTCAAAGTACAAGTTGCAACTAATAACCCCTATTACTATCCTGATGTCGTGGTTAGTTGCGATCCTCAAGATCTCAACGCGCGTAAATTTATCCAAAGTCCTACAATAACTGCCGAAGTTCTTTCTCCAGGAACCAGTGCGAGAGATCGAGGTGAGAAATTCACCAACTATCTCACCATCCCCACCTTACAAGAGTATCTACTCATCAACTCCGACAAAATATCAGTAGAGCGTTACACACGCGGCGAAGGCAGAATGTGGCTGTATTATCCCTATATTGCTGGCGAGACAATTACCCTATTAAGTCTTGAATTTGAGTTTGCGATCGAGCTTATCTACGAAGGGATTGTATTTTAA
- a CDS encoding IS630 family transposase (programmed frameshift): MLKTYIVRLSQEERQTLKDLVSIGKGAAYKIKHANILLNIDVNGQGWTDEEAAAAFSCHRNTVANLRERLVNEGVESALSRKPRKTPPRQPIIDGEVEAKLIALRCGEPPAGQARWTLRLLADKAVELEIVPAISHETARQGVKKNELKPHLRQMYVIPPEKSAEFVSNMEDVLEIYHRPYDPNCPVICMDEQPIQLVKETRLPLPAKPGQPEAHDYEYERNGTANIFMFTEPLSGWRKTVVSERRTSVDWATEIKNLLDNDYADNDKVILVCDQLNTHKLASLYEAFEPSTARRLVERLEIHHTPKHGSWLNIAENELSAMTRQCLARRIPDRETLEQETTAWYTQRNHSQKSVDWQFTTAEARIRLKRLYPQIEN; this comes from the exons ATGCTCAAGACCTATATTGTCCGATTAAGTCAAGAAGAACGTCAGACCCTAAAAGATTTGGTATCCATCGGCAAAGGAGCGGCTTACAAAATTAAGCACGCCAATATTCTGTTAAACATTGATGTGAATGGACAAGGATGGACGGATGAGGAAGCTGCCGCCGCCTTTAGTTGTCACCGTAACACAGTCGCCAATCTCAGGGAGCGATTGGTCAATGAAGGTGTGGAGTCAGCATTAAGCCGCAAGCCCCGCAAAACGCCGCCTCGTCAACCGATTATTGATGGAGAGGTAGAAGCAAAACTAATCGCCTTACGTTGTGGAGAACCGCCTGCTGGTCAAGCCCGTTGGACATTGAGGTTACTAGCCGACAAGGCGGTCGAGTTAGAAATTGTGCCAGCAATTAGTCACGAAACCGCGCGTCAAG GTGTTAAAAAAAACGAACTAAAACCTCATCTGCGACAGATGTACGTGATTCCACCAGAAAAGAGTGCCGAATTTGTGTCTAACATGGAAGATGTTCTAGAAATTTATCACCGACCCTATGACCCCAATTGTCCAGTGATTTGCATGGATGAGCAACCTATACAATTGGTCAAAGAAACCCGCCTTCCTCTACCAGCCAAACCTGGACAGCCAGAGGCGCATGATTACGAATATGAACGCAATGGAACAGCCAATATCTTTATGTTTACAGAACCCTTGTCTGGGTGGCGAAAGACAGTTGTCAGTGAACGTAGAACATCGGTTGACTGGGCAACAGAAATTAAGAATTTACTCGATAACGACTATGCTGATAACGACAAAGTCATTTTAGTATGTGATCAGCTAAATACTCACAAACTTGCCTCACTATATGAAGCATTTGAGCCTTCCACGGCTCGTCGTCTAGTCGAACGGTTGGAAATTCACCATACCCCAAAACATGGCAGTTGGCTTAATATTGCTGAAAACGAGCTGTCCGCAATGACTCGGCAATGCCTAGCTCGTCGAATTCCAGATCGGGAAACTTTAGAGCAAGAAACAACGGCTTGGTACACTCAGCGCAATCATTCCCAAAAGTCGGTAGATTGGCAATTCACGACGGCTGAGGCTCGTATCCGTCTCAAGCGTCTTTATCCACAAATAGAAAATTGA
- a CDS encoding NAD-dependent succinate-semialdehyde dehydrogenase codes for MAIATINPNTGELVKTFVAHSPEIVNAKLELAQQTFKHYRHLDFSQRRQWLLNAAIILEQRKVELSELMTLEMGKPITQAIAEVNKCALGCRFYAEKAAEFLADELVTTDASQSFIRYQPLGVILAVMPWNFPFWQVFRFAAPALMAGNVAVLKHASNVPQCALMLEEIFREAGFPEGVFQTLLISGPAASQLMSDRRIKGAALTGSELAGASLASAAGKEIKKTVLELGGSDPFIVLESADLEQAASVAVFARMQNNGQSCIAAKRFIVAETISDRFFDLLTAKLELLKVGDPTAESTDIGPLATESILQDIEKQVNQTLAAGARLRLGGKRLEQPGYFYLPTLLTDIPPTVPTYREEFFGPVALGFSVPNLEAAIALANDIPFGLGASAWTNDPQEQQQLIDGIEAGAVFINSMVKSDPRIPFGGIKRSGIGRELGKMGILEFVNAKTVWIQ; via the coding sequence ATGGCAATCGCAACCATTAATCCCAACACAGGCGAGTTAGTCAAAACCTTTGTTGCCCATAGTCCAGAAATTGTTAATGCTAAATTGGAACTTGCCCAGCAAACCTTTAAGCATTATCGTCATCTGGATTTTAGCCAACGTCGCCAATGGTTACTCAATGCCGCCATCATTCTCGAACAGCGCAAAGTAGAACTGTCCGAACTGATGACCCTCGAAATGGGTAAACCGATTACCCAGGCGATCGCCGAGGTGAATAAATGTGCATTGGGTTGTCGTTTTTATGCCGAAAAAGCGGCTGAATTTTTAGCGGATGAATTAGTAACGACGGATGCCAGTCAAAGTTTTATTCGCTATCAACCGTTAGGGGTGATTTTGGCTGTCATGCCCTGGAATTTTCCTTTTTGGCAAGTTTTTCGTTTTGCGGCTCCAGCCTTAATGGCAGGCAATGTGGCGGTTTTAAAACACGCTTCTAATGTTCCCCAATGCGCCTTAATGCTAGAAGAAATTTTTCGAGAAGCTGGTTTTCCAGAGGGGGTTTTTCAGACTCTTTTAATTAGTGGGCCAGCCGCTAGTCAACTGATGAGCGATCGCCGCATCAAAGGAGCCGCCTTAACGGGCAGTGAACTCGCAGGAGCCAGTTTAGCCTCGGCCGCCGGCAAAGAAATTAAAAAGACGGTGTTGGAATTGGGCGGCAGTGATCCCTTTATTGTGCTGGAAAGTGCGGACTTGGAACAGGCGGCCAGCGTGGCAGTTTTTGCTCGGATGCAAAATAATGGTCAATCCTGTATTGCGGCTAAACGTTTTATTGTGGCAGAAACCATCAGCGATCGCTTTTTTGACCTATTAACCGCCAAATTGGAACTGCTTAAGGTAGGCGATCCCACTGCTGAAAGTACGGACATTGGCCCCTTAGCCACCGAGTCCATTTTGCAAGATATTGAAAAACAAGTTAACCAAACCCTCGCAGCCGGAGCCAGATTACGCTTAGGGGGTAAACGCTTAGAGCAACCTGGCTATTTTTACTTACCCACGCTCTTAACCGATATTCCACCCACCGTACCGACCTACCGAGAAGAATTTTTTGGCCCCGTTGCCCTTGGTTTTAGTGTTCCCAATTTAGAAGCGGCGATCGCTCTGGCCAATGATATTCCCTTTGGTTTGGGAGCCTCTGCCTGGACAAATGATCCCCAGGAACAGCAACAATTAATTGATGGCATTGAAGCCGGAGCCGTTTTCATTAATAGTATGGTCAAGTCCGATCCCCGTATTCCCTTTGGTGGTATCAAGCGATCTGGCATTGGTCGGGAATTAGGCAAAATGGGCATTCTTGAATTTGTTAATGCCAAAACTGTCTGGATTCAATAG
- a CDS encoding PIN domain-containing protein — protein sequence MKVLFDTNVILDAVLARVPFVENAAYLLESVELGRIQGFISATTVTDIHYLVKRHTKSTEIAIAMISKLLILMEICAVDRGVIQQAVDLGLTDFEDAVQVAAAMRASLDAIVTRDVAGFVGSPILIMSPDELVKQLS from the coding sequence ATGAAGGTCTTATTTGATACAAATGTCATACTAGATGCGGTGTTGGCGCGTGTTCCCTTTGTCGAAAATGCGGCGTATCTTTTAGAGTCTGTGGAACTAGGCAGGATTCAAGGGTTTATCTCTGCTACGACTGTTACGGATATTCACTATCTGGTAAAGCGTCATACTAAAAGCACAGAAATAGCGATCGCTATGATCTCAAAGTTATTGATTTTGATGGAAATTTGTGCGGTAGATCGCGGGGTAATCCAACAAGCGGTGGATTTGGGGTTGACTGATTTTGAGGACGCTGTGCAGGTTGCGGCGGCAATGAGGGCAAGTTTAGATGCGATCGTTACTCGTGATGTTGCGGGGTTTGTCGGTTCTCCAATTCTGATTATGTCGCCTGATGAGCTGGTGAAGCAGCTAAGTTAA
- a CDS encoding type II toxin-antitoxin system RelE/ParE family toxin yields MSYYSFSDLAIEEIEEICEFLAQTHPRLASQWFDEVREKCKLASSFPSMSKSYAWLDPDLRGFVIDDYIIFYYPAENGIKIIRVIHGSRDLKVLFQDILDNSIDKR; encoded by the coding sequence ATGAGTTATTATAGCTTTTCTGATTTGGCAATAGAAGAAATTGAAGAAATTTGTGAATTTCTTGCCCAAACTCACCCAAGATTGGCTAGTCAATGGTTTGATGAGGTGCGAGAGAAATGCAAGCTAGCTTCTTCTTTTCCGAGTATGTCCAAGAGTTACGCCTGGCTCGATCCTGATTTACGAGGATTTGTGATAGATGACTATATTATTTTTTACTATCCTGCTGAAAATGGTATTAAAATTATTCGAGTCATTCATGGCAGTAGGGACTTAAAAGTTTTATTCCAAGATATTTTAGATAACTCTATTGATAAACGTTAA